Proteins from a single region of Sphingopyxis sp. BSN-002:
- a CDS encoding 2-hydroxychromene-2-carboxylate isomerase, with the protein MTLTADLFWSFRSPYSYLCIGRYRALAASHDLSINLRPVYPLAIRQPDFFERNHPNWLSYTMRDMIRVAQFHGIPFGPPRPDPIVQNIMTREIAAEQPYIYRLTRMGQAASRRGMSLAFCHEVAQLIWGGAQDWHLGDHLAGAARRAGLSLAELDAEAEADAEALDNEIAANQVALEIAGHWGVPTLVFDGEPFFGQDRIEMAKWRMDQKGLQPR; encoded by the coding sequence ATGACTTTGACCGCCGACCTCTTCTGGTCCTTTCGCTCGCCCTATTCCTATCTTTGCATCGGGCGCTATCGCGCGCTCGCGGCGAGCCACGATCTTTCGATCAATCTGCGGCCGGTTTACCCGCTGGCGATCCGTCAGCCCGATTTCTTCGAGCGCAATCACCCCAACTGGCTGAGCTATACGATGCGCGACATGATCCGCGTCGCGCAGTTTCACGGGATACCTTTCGGCCCGCCGCGCCCGGACCCGATCGTCCAGAACATCATGACGCGCGAGATTGCGGCCGAGCAGCCCTATATCTATCGCCTGACCCGGATGGGACAGGCGGCCTCGCGGCGGGGCATGAGCCTGGCCTTCTGTCACGAGGTCGCGCAGCTCATCTGGGGCGGGGCGCAGGATTGGCATCTCGGCGACCATCTGGCGGGCGCCGCGCGGCGCGCGGGGCTCAGTCTCGCAGAACTCGATGCCGAGGCGGAGGCCGATGCCGAGGCGCTGGATAACGAGATTGCGGCGAACCAGGTCGCGCTTGAGATCGCAGGCCATTGGGGCGTGCCGACGCTCGTTTTCGACGGCGAGCCCTTCTTCGGTCAGGATCGCATCGAAATGGCGAAATGGCGGATGGACCAAAAGGGTCTCCAGCCGCGCTGA
- a CDS encoding MarR family transcriptional regulator encodes MSETIGYLLNDSARLFRRAFNARTRDTGITALQWRLITYLKRHEGIRQGPLADLLEVEPITLSRMVDRLAEAGLVERRADPTDRRAWRLYLTDRAGEMLGEMRPIAEKLTEEATEGLSEAEREQLVALVEKVRANLSRRECQKETA; translated from the coding sequence ATGAGCGAGACGATTGGCTATCTGCTGAACGATAGTGCACGGCTTTTCCGGCGTGCTTTCAATGCGCGTACCCGCGATACGGGAATTACCGCGCTGCAATGGCGGTTGATCACCTATCTGAAACGGCACGAAGGAATCCGGCAAGGTCCGCTCGCGGATTTGCTCGAGGTCGAGCCGATCACCCTGTCGCGGATGGTTGACCGGCTCGCCGAGGCCGGGCTGGTCGAGCGGCGCGCCGATCCCACCGATCGTCGCGCGTGGCGGCTTTACCTGACCGATCGCGCCGGCGAGATGCTTGGCGAGATGCGCCCGATCGCCGAAAAGCTCACCGAAGAAGCCACCGAAGGGTTGAGCGAGGCCGAGCGCGAACAGCTCGTCGCGCTCGTCGAAAAGGTGCGCGCCAACCTCTCCCGCCGCGAATGCCAAAAAGAGACCGCATAA
- a CDS encoding alpha/beta fold hydrolase: MTIEPDFFEARDGVRLAWRETGEGRPVVLLHGLFSNAEVNWIRFGTAARIADAGFRMIMPDLRVHGSSDAPHEPENYPPDVLVHDLEDLIAHLGLADFDLGGFSLGARTSTRAVVAGMKPRKLILGGMGLAGLAGWARRGRFFQRVIAEYETAKRGDDTWMSIQFMKTMKVDRVAASLLLDSFTDTTPDMLAALTMPTLLVCGEQDQDNGSAEELAAVLPDARLATIPGTHMSSVTQPGMGEAMAAFLTA; encoded by the coding sequence ATGACAATCGAACCGGACTTTTTCGAGGCACGCGACGGCGTGCGGCTGGCTTGGCGCGAAACGGGCGAGGGGCGGCCTGTCGTGCTGCTCCACGGCCTGTTCTCGAATGCCGAAGTCAACTGGATCAGGTTCGGTACCGCCGCACGCATTGCCGACGCGGGTTTTCGCATGATCATGCCCGATCTTCGCGTCCATGGATCGAGCGATGCGCCGCACGAGCCCGAAAACTACCCGCCCGATGTGCTGGTGCACGATCTGGAAGACCTGATCGCGCATCTGGGCCTTGCCGATTTCGATCTTGGCGGTTTTTCGCTGGGCGCACGGACCAGCACGCGCGCCGTCGTTGCCGGGATGAAACCACGCAAGCTGATCCTCGGCGGGATGGGGCTTGCCGGACTTGCCGGCTGGGCGAGGCGCGGACGGTTCTTCCAGCGCGTCATCGCCGAATATGAAACGGCGAAGCGTGGCGACGACACCTGGATGTCGATCCAGTTCATGAAGACGATGAAGGTCGACCGCGTCGCGGCCAGCCTGCTGCTCGACAGTTTCACCGACACGACGCCCGATATGCTGGCGGCGCTGACGATGCCGACGTTGCTCGTCTGCGGCGAGCAGGATCAGGACAACGGCTCGGCCGAAGAGCTGGCTGCGGTGCTGCCCGATGCGCGACTTGCGACGATTCCCGGCACGCACATGTCCAGCGTGACGCAGCCCGGGATGGGCGAGGCGATGGCGGCGTTCCTCACCGCTTGA
- a CDS encoding HlyD family secretion protein has product MDQLSPSRPKAEDAAPARAPKADPLPPPAQPVVGAEEAPRTSWRTRLLMFGLPAVLLAAGGWYWLTSGGSVSTDNAYVQMDKVSIAAEVGGRITEVAVKDGQMVQRGQLLFRIDGEPYALTVAQANAAIDSANVDVGNLSASYAATGVDIKSAEESLAFAQSNFARQAALMDKSFTTKAAYDASKHSVELARAQLAAAKADAAEARAKLATGGSGVNPQVEAAKVQRAQAEVNLGRTEVRAPSAGRIAQSDRLLIGQMMVAGLPAVTIVDTGHPWVEANFKETDLANMRVGQRAEISFDAYPGLKVRGHVLTIGAGTGSEFSVLPAQNATGNWVKVTQRVPVRIAFDEKPSRDMIAGLSADVRVFTR; this is encoded by the coding sequence ATGGACCAGCTCTCCCCCTCCCGCCCGAAAGCCGAAGACGCCGCACCGGCGCGTGCGCCCAAGGCCGATCCCCTTCCGCCGCCGGCGCAGCCGGTCGTCGGGGCCGAAGAGGCGCCCCGGACGAGCTGGCGTACGCGCTTGCTGATGTTCGGCCTTCCCGCCGTGCTGCTTGCCGCGGGTGGCTGGTACTGGCTGACGAGCGGCGGGTCCGTGTCGACCGACAATGCCTATGTCCAGATGGACAAGGTCTCGATCGCCGCCGAAGTCGGCGGTCGGATCACCGAGGTCGCGGTCAAGGACGGCCAGATGGTGCAGCGCGGCCAATTGCTCTTCCGTATCGACGGCGAACCCTACGCGCTGACAGTCGCGCAGGCGAATGCCGCGATCGACTCCGCCAATGTCGACGTCGGCAATCTGTCGGCGAGCTACGCGGCAACGGGCGTCGACATCAAATCGGCCGAAGAGAGCCTCGCTTTCGCACAGTCCAATTTCGCACGGCAGGCGGCGCTGATGGACAAGAGCTTCACGACCAAGGCCGCCTATGACGCCTCGAAACATTCGGTCGAACTTGCGCGCGCGCAGCTGGCAGCGGCGAAGGCCGACGCCGCCGAGGCCCGCGCCAAGCTTGCGACCGGCGGCAGCGGGGTCAATCCGCAGGTCGAGGCCGCGAAGGTCCAGCGCGCGCAGGCCGAGGTCAATCTCGGCCGTACCGAGGTGCGCGCACCGAGCGCCGGCCGCATCGCGCAATCGGACCGCCTGCTGATCGGCCAGATGATGGTCGCGGGACTGCCCGCGGTGACGATCGTCGATACCGGCCATCCTTGGGTCGAGGCCAATTTCAAGGAAACGGATCTCGCCAACATGCGCGTCGGCCAGCGCGCCGAAATCAGCTTCGACGCTTATCCGGGGTTGAAGGTGCGCGGCCATGTGCTGACGATCGGCGCGGGTACGGGCAGCGAATTTTCGGTGCTGCCGGCGCAGAATGCGACGGGCAACTGGGTGAAGGTCACGCAGCGCGTTCCGGTGCGGATCGCCTTCGACGAGAAGCCGTCGCGCGACATGATCGCCGGCCTGTCGGCCGACGTCCGGGTCTTCACCAGGTAG
- a CDS encoding DUF2238 domain-containing protein: MTASIPKPQRWLLGLLLALLLLAQVDQPYPEVALLQHIPTAVFLLTSPWLLRRWPLTTASVACIVLFLALHTLGGRYAYSNVPYDDWAQALAGSTLSEAFGWTRNHYDRLVHFAFGALSVIPVAEIARRRGGLGPRGAALAALGWVLAISCLYEIFEWLLTIVAAGETADRYNGQQGDIWDAQKDMALATLGAVLVLPFAGRR, translated from the coding sequence GTGACCGCCTCGATCCCCAAGCCGCAGCGCTGGTTGCTCGGCCTGCTGCTTGCGCTGTTGCTGCTCGCACAGGTCGACCAGCCCTATCCCGAGGTCGCGTTGCTCCAGCATATTCCGACCGCCGTGTTTTTGCTCACGTCGCCCTGGTTGCTGCGGCGCTGGCCGCTGACGACCGCGTCGGTCGCCTGCATCGTCCTGTTCCTTGCGCTTCACACGCTCGGCGGACGCTACGCCTACAGCAATGTCCCGTACGACGACTGGGCGCAGGCGCTTGCCGGATCGACCTTGTCGGAGGCCTTCGGCTGGACGCGCAACCATTACGACCGGCTGGTCCACTTCGCGTTCGGGGCGCTGTCGGTTATTCCGGTGGCCGAGATCGCCCGGCGCCGGGGCGGGCTGGGCCCGCGTGGCGCCGCGCTGGCGGCCCTCGGCTGGGTGCTCGCCATCTCGTGTCTCTACGAGATTTTCGAATGGCTGCTGACCATCGTGGCCGCGGGAGAAACGGCCGATCGCTATAATGGACAGCAGGGCGACATCTGGGACGCCCAAAAGGATATGGCGCTGGCGACATTGGGTGCGGTATTGGTGCTGCCCTTCGCAGGCAGGAGATAG
- a CDS encoding GFA family protein: protein MAGEVTGGCRCGQLRYRIAQDGPLLNYVCHCLDCQKSTASAFADQLIVMTDSLAIEGRSTTVEFPRPTGGVSTHHHCPDCLSRVYNLNSQRPGMAIVRAGTLDDPSALVPFAHLWTKRKRAWIAIPEGIATFEENPDPAAFMALAMARGST from the coding sequence ATGGCGGGCGAGGTCACCGGCGGCTGCCGCTGCGGGCAATTGCGGTACCGGATCGCGCAGGACGGGCCGCTGCTCAACTATGTCTGCCATTGCCTCGACTGCCAGAAGTCGACCGCGAGCGCCTTTGCCGACCAGTTGATCGTCATGACCGATTCGCTGGCGATCGAGGGGCGCAGCACGACGGTGGAGTTTCCGCGTCCGACGGGCGGGGTCAGCACGCACCATCACTGCCCCGACTGCCTGAGCCGGGTCTATAACCTGAACAGCCAGCGGCCGGGGATGGCGATCGTGCGCGCCGGGACGCTGGACGATCCGTCCGCGCTTGTGCCCTTCGCGCATTTGTGGACGAAGCGGAAAAGGGCGTGGATCGCGATTCCGGAGGGGATCGCGACGTTCGAGGAGAATCCCGATCCGGCCGCGTTCATGGCGCTGGCAATGGCGCGCGGTTCGACCTGA
- the rplS gene encoding 50S ribosomal protein L19, which yields MNLIQTIEAEEIAKAGKTIPTFRPGDTLKVGVKVVEGERTRVQNFEGVCIARSNKGMGSNFTVRKMSFGEGVERVFPLYSPNIDSITVVRKGAVRRAKLYYLRGRTGKSARIAERRDYRSEAGEG from the coding sequence ATGAACCTCATCCAGACGATCGAAGCCGAAGAAATTGCCAAGGCTGGCAAGACCATTCCGACCTTCCGTCCCGGCGACACGCTGAAGGTCGGCGTGAAGGTGGTCGAAGGCGAACGCACCCGCGTCCAGAATTTCGAAGGCGTGTGCATCGCGCGCTCGAACAAGGGCATGGGCTCCAACTTCACCGTGCGCAAAATGTCGTTCGGCGAAGGTGTCGAGCGCGTCTTCCCGCTCTATTCGCCGAACATCGACAGCATTACCGTCGTCCGCAAGGGCGCCGTCCGTCGTGCGAAGCTTTACTATCTGCGCGGTCGCACTGGTAAATCGGCTCGTATTGCGGAACGCCGCGATTACCGGTCGGAAGCCGGCGAAGGCTAA
- a CDS encoding aspartate-semialdehyde dehydrogenase has protein sequence MGYRIVVAGATGNVGREVLAILAEREFPIAELAAVASSRSQGDEIEIGDTGKTVKCQNIENFDWTGWDMAIFAIGSDGTAIHAPKAAAAGCVVIDNSSLYRMDPDVPLIVPEVNPDAIDGYTKKNIIANPNCSTAQMVVALKPLHDAAKITRVVVSTYQSVSGAGKAGMDELWNQTRQIFVGDEKDINKFTKQIAFNVIPHIDKFLEDGSTKEEWKMVVETKKILDPKIKVTATCVRVPVFVGHSEAINIEMENELSAEDAQRLLREAPGVMLVDKREDGGYITPVECVGDYATFVSRVRDDSTVDNGLNLWCVSDNLRKGAALNAVQIAELLGRRHLKKG, from the coding sequence ATGGGTTATCGTATCGTTGTCGCCGGTGCGACGGGCAATGTCGGGCGCGAAGTGCTCGCCATCCTGGCCGAGCGTGAATTCCCGATTGCCGAACTGGCCGCGGTCGCATCGTCGCGCAGCCAGGGTGACGAGATCGAGATCGGCGATACCGGCAAGACCGTCAAATGCCAGAATATCGAGAATTTCGACTGGACCGGCTGGGACATGGCGATTTTCGCGATCGGCAGCGACGGAACCGCGATCCACGCGCCCAAGGCCGCCGCGGCGGGCTGCGTCGTGATCGACAATTCGTCGCTCTATCGCATGGACCCCGACGTGCCGCTGATCGTGCCCGAGGTGAACCCCGACGCGATCGACGGCTATACGAAGAAGAATATCATCGCGAACCCGAACTGCTCGACCGCGCAGATGGTCGTCGCGCTGAAGCCGCTGCACGATGCCGCGAAGATCACGCGCGTCGTCGTCTCGACCTATCAGTCGGTGTCGGGCGCGGGCAAGGCGGGCATGGACGAGCTGTGGAACCAGACGCGCCAGATCTTTGTCGGCGACGAGAAGGACATCAACAAGTTCACCAAGCAGATCGCCTTCAACGTCATTCCGCACATCGACAAGTTCCTTGAGGACGGATCGACCAAGGAAGAGTGGAAGATGGTCGTCGAGACCAAGAAGATCCTTGATCCCAAGATCAAGGTCACCGCGACCTGCGTTCGCGTTCCCGTGTTCGTCGGCCACTCCGAAGCGATCAACATCGAGATGGAGAACGAGCTGTCGGCCGAAGATGCGCAGCGTCTCCTGCGCGAGGCGCCGGGCGTGATGCTCGTCGATAAGCGCGAGGACGGCGGTTACATTACCCCCGTCGAATGCGTCGGCGACTATGCGACCTTCGTCAGCCGCGTGCGCGACGACAGCACCGTCGACAACGGGCTGAACCTCTGGTGCGTCAGCGACAATCTGCGCAAGGGCGCCGCGCTGAACGCGGTGCAGATCGCCGAACTGCTCGGCCGCCGGCACCTGAAGAAGGGCTGA
- a CDS encoding arginine deiminase family protein yields MTSPFAFTRALCRTPAPSAVNGIRAGGGPDPDFATLLAEHEAYVRTLRALGLAVDVLPPLDDFPDALFTEDVALTFPEGAILLRPGAPTRAGEVAHIREALAERHPRLLAMTGLGHADGGDVLRLADRVIIGLSDRTDRTGAKELAGLLADLGHRAEIAETPKSVLHFKTGCSLIDETTILAVPAMRDCREFAGLEVVLTPPGEEGAANILRVRDTVLVGQRWRATQDLLAARGVDICPMATDEIARIDAGLSCMSLRW; encoded by the coding sequence ATGACCTCGCCCTTCGCCTTCACCCGCGCGCTCTGCCGCACCCCCGCCCCCTCGGCCGTCAACGGCATTCGTGCGGGCGGCGGGCCCGACCCCGATTTCGCGACCCTGCTCGCCGAGCATGAAGCCTATGTCAGGACGCTGCGCGCGCTTGGCCTCGCGGTCGACGTGCTGCCGCCGCTCGACGATTTCCCCGACGCGCTGTTCACCGAAGACGTCGCACTGACCTTTCCCGAAGGCGCGATCCTGCTCCGTCCCGGCGCGCCGACGCGGGCGGGCGAGGTGGCGCATATCCGCGAGGCGCTGGCGGAACGCCATCCGCGGCTGCTCGCGATGACGGGTCTCGGCCACGCCGACGGCGGCGACGTGCTGCGCCTCGCCGATCGCGTGATCATCGGTCTTTCGGACCGCACCGACCGCACCGGCGCCAAGGAACTGGCAGGACTTCTGGCTGACCTCGGCCATCGGGCCGAGATTGCGGAAACGCCGAAGAGCGTCCTGCATTTCAAGACCGGTTGCAGCCTGATCGACGAGACGACGATCCTTGCGGTCCCCGCGATGCGCGACTGCCGGGAATTTGCCGGGCTGGAGGTCGTACTGACCCCGCCCGGTGAAGAGGGCGCGGCGAACATCCTGCGCGTTCGCGATACGGTGCTGGTCGGGCAGCGCTGGCGGGCGACGCAGGATCTGCTCGCGGCGCGCGGCGTGGATATCTGCCCGATGGCCACCGACGAGATCGCGCGGATCGATGCGGGGCTCAGCTGCATGTCGCTGCGCTGGTGA
- a CDS encoding DUF1287 domain-containing protein encodes MSQPYSSFQPSRRAFIGAAPLCLWGAFGFAGEAFAATNAQRLVAAARKQIGVTLRYDPAYTVLAFPNGDVDRAKGVCTDVVIRAFRDALALDLQALVNADMRANFGAYPKNWGLGRPDRNIDHRRVPNLATYWRRQKAAVPVTTDPTDWRPGDIFTQMVGGRLPHTGIVSDRKNVTGTPLVIHNIGGGAREEDALFDHPLTGHFRWKV; translated from the coding sequence TTGTCGCAGCCATATTCCTCTTTCCAGCCGTCACGCCGCGCCTTCATCGGCGCGGCGCCCCTTTGTCTTTGGGGCGCGTTTGGATTCGCTGGGGAAGCCTTTGCGGCAACCAATGCGCAGCGGCTCGTCGCGGCGGCGCGCAAGCAGATCGGCGTAACGCTGCGCTATGACCCCGCCTATACGGTGCTGGCCTTCCCGAACGGCGATGTCGATCGCGCAAAGGGCGTGTGCACCGACGTCGTGATCCGCGCGTTCCGCGACGCGCTGGCGCTCGACTTGCAGGCCCTTGTAAACGCCGACATGCGCGCCAACTTTGGCGCCTATCCGAAGAATTGGGGCCTCGGCCGTCCCGACCGCAACATCGACCATCGCCGCGTTCCGAACCTCGCCACCTATTGGCGTCGGCAGAAGGCGGCGGTGCCGGTGACAACCGATCCGACAGACTGGCGGCCGGGTGACATCTTCACCCAGATGGTCGGCGGGCGGCTGCCGCACACCGGCATCGTGTCGGACCGCAAGAATGTCACGGGCACGCCGCTTGTGATCCATAATATCGGCGGTGGCGCCCGCGAGGAGGATGCGCTGTTCGACCATCCGCTGACCGGCCATTTCCGCTGGAAAGTCTGA
- a CDS encoding DHA2 family efflux MFS transporter permease subunit — MASRALPRRPAGPAAIDDAIPLYEQVRYRGLLTVAVMGASVIQILDTTIANVAIPHMRAALGATSETVNWVLTSYIIAAAVAMPITGWLADRIGRRRLFLGAVTGFILASMACGAAQNLEEMVIFRFLQGISGAFIGPLSQSVMLDINPPERHARAMSIWGMGVMVGPIMGPILGGWLTESVNWRWVFYVNLPVGLVTLALMWALLPATKTRTRRFDLFGFSMLGLGLASLQLMLDRGAQQDWFNSAEIWIEAGVSVACLWMFVVHLFTSRETLFNRQLFQDRNLVTAMGFMVVIGIVMFASMALLPPMLQNLFGWPVIDTGWVLAVRGIGILMSMWVAGQLLGKVDARWMVGTGLAVAALSLWQMSHWSLEMGMQPVIVSGLVQGVGMGLVFIPLNTMAFATIPPQFRTDGSSLMNLLRSIGGSVGISIVTTLLGANIQTSHEDQVAHITNSSTSLLDPSTADRFGILGDTAMAMVNAEINRQASMVAYIDDFWMMMWVTLAALPLVLLLRPPKAGAAKASAADMGH, encoded by the coding sequence ATGGCAAGCCGCGCCCTGCCCCGCCGACCCGCCGGCCCGGCGGCGATCGACGACGCGATTCCGCTGTATGAGCAGGTCCGGTACCGCGGGCTGCTGACGGTCGCGGTGATGGGCGCGTCGGTCATCCAGATCCTCGACACGACGATCGCCAACGTCGCGATCCCGCACATGCGCGCCGCGCTCGGCGCGACCAGCGAGACGGTGAACTGGGTCCTGACCAGCTATATCATCGCCGCCGCCGTCGCGATGCCGATCACCGGATGGCTCGCCGATCGCATCGGCCGCCGCCGCCTGTTTCTGGGCGCGGTCACCGGCTTTATCCTTGCCTCGATGGCGTGCGGCGCCGCCCAGAATCTTGAGGAAATGGTGATCTTCCGCTTTCTGCAGGGGATCAGCGGCGCGTTCATCGGGCCATTGAGCCAGTCGGTGATGCTCGACATAAACCCGCCCGAACGACACGCCCGCGCGATGTCGATCTGGGGCATGGGGGTCATGGTCGGGCCGATCATGGGTCCTATCCTCGGCGGCTGGCTGACCGAGTCGGTCAACTGGCGCTGGGTGTTCTACGTCAACCTGCCCGTCGGGCTGGTGACGCTCGCGCTGATGTGGGCGCTGCTTCCGGCGACGAAGACCAGGACGCGCAGGTTCGACCTGTTCGGATTCTCGATGCTCGGGCTCGGGCTGGCATCCTTGCAACTGATGCTCGACCGCGGCGCACAGCAGGACTGGTTCAACAGCGCCGAGATCTGGATCGAGGCCGGGGTATCGGTGGCGTGCCTGTGGATGTTCGTCGTCCACCTTTTCACGAGCCGCGAGACGCTGTTCAATCGCCAGCTGTTCCAGGATCGCAATCTCGTCACGGCGATGGGCTTCATGGTCGTGATCGGGATCGTGATGTTCGCATCGATGGCGCTGCTGCCGCCCATGCTGCAGAATCTGTTCGGCTGGCCGGTGATCGACACCGGGTGGGTGCTCGCGGTGCGCGGGATCGGCATTCTGATGAGCATGTGGGTTGCCGGGCAGTTGCTCGGCAAGGTTGATGCCCGCTGGATGGTCGGGACGGGGCTCGCCGTCGCAGCGCTCTCGCTCTGGCAGATGAGCCACTGGTCGCTCGAAATGGGGATGCAGCCCGTGATCGTCAGCGGCCTCGTGCAGGGCGTCGGCATGGGGCTCGTCTTCATCCCGCTCAACACCATGGCCTTCGCTACGATCCCGCCGCAGTTCCGCACCGACGGATCGAGCCTGATGAACCTGCTGCGCAGCATCGGCGGCTCGGTCGGCATCTCGATCGTCACCACTCTGCTCGGCGCCAATATCCAGACGAGCCACGAGGATCAGGTCGCGCATATCACCAACAGCTCGACCAGCCTCCTCGATCCATCGACCGCCGACCGCTTCGGAATCCTCGGCGACACCGCGATGGCGATGGTCAATGCCGAGATCAACCGGCAGGCCTCGATGGTCGCCTATATCGACGATTTCTGGATGATGATGTGGGTTACGCTCGCCGCGCTGCCGCTCGTCCTTCTGCTGCGTCCGCCAAAAGCCGGGGCGGCGAAGGCGTCGGCCGCCGACATGGGGCACTGA
- the trmD gene encoding tRNA (guanosine(37)-N1)-methyltransferase TrmD has product MSFAAVPLTLYPDMFPGPLGHSMAGRALEAGVWSCVPVQIRDFATDKHRTVDDTPAGGGAGMVLKADVLAAAVDHAVAANPDLPILAMTPRGAPITQARVRTLSAGPGAIILCGRFEGFDERIFDARPIEQVSMGDIILSGGEMGALLLLDACIRLLPGVMGAASSGDDESFENGLLEYPHYTRPVEWEGRTIPEVLRSGDHAKIAAWRKRQAEDHTRLRRPDLWERHEGARDRPASDARRKEKD; this is encoded by the coding sequence ATGAGTTTCGCCGCTGTTCCCCTGACGCTCTATCCCGACATGTTCCCCGGTCCGCTGGGGCACAGCATGGCGGGCCGCGCACTCGAGGCTGGCGTCTGGTCGTGCGTGCCGGTGCAGATCCGCGACTTTGCAACCGACAAGCATCGCACTGTCGACGATACGCCCGCGGGCGGCGGCGCGGGAATGGTGTTGAAGGCCGACGTGCTGGCGGCGGCGGTCGACCATGCGGTCGCGGCGAATCCCGACCTGCCGATTCTGGCGATGACACCGCGTGGGGCACCGATCACGCAGGCGCGCGTGCGGACGCTTTCGGCAGGGCCGGGCGCGATCATCCTGTGCGGCCGGTTCGAGGGATTCGACGAGCGTATCTTTGACGCGCGGCCCATCGAACAGGTGTCGATGGGCGACATCATATTGTCGGGCGGAGAGATGGGGGCGCTGCTGCTGCTCGACGCTTGCATTCGGCTGCTTCCCGGCGTAATGGGCGCGGCTTCAAGTGGAGATGACGAATCGTTTGAAAACGGTTTGTTGGAATATCCCCACTATACCCGGCCCGTTGAATGGGAAGGGCGCACGATCCCCGAAGTGCTGCGATCGGGGGATCATGCGAAGATCGCCGCCTGGCGGAAACGACAGGCGGAGGATCATACACGGTTACGCAGGCCGGACCTTTGGGAGCGCCACGAGGGCGCTCGGGACCGACCTGCCTCTGACGCGCGGCGAAAAGAAAAGGACTAG